A window of the Streptomyces sp. NBC_01351 genome harbors these coding sequences:
- a CDS encoding potassium channel family protein, with protein MNWLITFAGAALVLLVLRDVFHTLWHPTRHGGLSRLVMTALWRLAASLPLRRRASGLAGPLAMVIVVAAWALTAVLGWTLIYWPHMPQAFTYATGLKPADHAGFADALYVSLVHISTLGLGDIAPAEGWLRILAPMEALVGFALLSATVAWTLGIYPALARRRALALRLSHLARTYPTTEQIDADAGAAILDGLAGAVAVVSVDFQQYAESYYFHDGDDRTSLARQITCAMNLADQAAAARHPDVRLSAAVLRAALDDLAAILDERFLRTRGSAREVFETFAHDHGRHTGGGT; from the coding sequence ATGAACTGGCTGATCACCTTTGCGGGCGCGGCCCTGGTGCTGTTGGTCCTGCGGGACGTGTTCCACACCCTGTGGCACCCCACGCGGCACGGTGGTCTCAGCCGACTGGTCATGACAGCCCTGTGGCGGCTGGCCGCCTCCCTGCCCCTGCGCCGCCGGGCCTCAGGGCTGGCGGGCCCCCTCGCCATGGTGATCGTGGTCGCGGCCTGGGCCCTCACCGCGGTCCTGGGATGGACCCTGATCTACTGGCCGCACATGCCGCAGGCGTTCACCTACGCCACCGGACTGAAGCCCGCCGACCACGCGGGATTCGCGGACGCCCTGTACGTGTCCCTGGTCCACATCTCCACCCTCGGGCTCGGCGACATCGCACCCGCCGAGGGATGGCTCCGGATCCTCGCCCCCATGGAGGCCCTCGTCGGCTTCGCCCTGCTCAGCGCCACGGTGGCATGGACACTCGGCATCTACCCCGCGTTGGCCCGCCGCCGCGCCCTCGCCCTGCGCCTCTCCCACCTCGCCCGCACCTATCCCACGACGGAGCAGATCGACGCCGACGCGGGCGCGGCCATCCTGGACGGCCTGGCCGGGGCAGTGGCTGTGGTCTCCGTCGACTTCCAGCAGTACGCAGAGTCCTACTACTTCCACGACGGCGACGACCGGACCTCCCTCGCCCGCCAGATCACCTGTGCCATGAACTTGGCGGACCAGGCCGCCGCGGCCCGCCACCCCGACGTCCGGCTGTCCGCCGCCGTGCTCAGGGCAGCGCTGGACGACCTGGCCGCCATCCTCGACGAACGCTTCCTCCGCACCCGGGGATCAGCAAGGGAAGTCTTCGAAACCTTCGCCCACGACCACGGCCGCCACACGGGTGGCGGAACCTGA
- a CDS encoding alanine/glycine:cation symporter family protein, with the protein MSLDTITSSIDDAVSGFFEPIATWLGEIVFYSVPVAGTQLPLIVAWLVVAGLIFSGWFGLVQIRKFRLAIDVVRGKYDEKGSAGEVNHFQALTAAVSGTVGLGNIAGVAVAVSIGGPGATFWMILCGLLGMATKFVEVTLGVKYREVHADGSVSGGPMHYLPKGLAERFGARGKTLGKVLAVLASAMILFFGLFGGNLFQVNQSYAQLVSVTGGESGMMGSSAGALFFGILIAAIVGIVLLGGIRSIASVTSKLVPAMAGIYIVACLVVILVNVSAVPSAISTIIEGAFNPEGVAGGVLGALIIGFKRAAFSNEAGLGSAPIAHSAVKTKHPASEGLVALLEPFIDTVVICTMTALTIVIANPASWGEARKGESIGGVTITSDAFGTVLPWFPYILTIAVMLFAISTVLTWGYYCMKAWTHLFGRSKASELTFKVMYTLFAVAGSLLTLQTLIDMADAVLFMLAVINIIGLYLLAPVVKRELNSFLAYVRRRDAGLDTEADEDEDQEPVKTTV; encoded by the coding sequence ATGTCACTCGACACCATCACCAGCTCCATCGACGATGCCGTCAGCGGCTTCTTCGAGCCCATCGCCACATGGCTCGGAGAGATCGTCTTCTACTCCGTCCCCGTGGCCGGCACCCAGCTCCCGCTGATCGTCGCCTGGCTCGTCGTGGCCGGTCTGATCTTCTCCGGCTGGTTCGGCCTGGTGCAGATACGCAAGTTCCGGCTCGCGATCGACGTGGTGCGCGGCAAGTACGACGAGAAGGGGTCGGCCGGTGAGGTCAACCACTTCCAGGCGCTGACCGCGGCCGTCTCCGGCACCGTCGGCCTCGGCAACATCGCGGGTGTGGCGGTGGCCGTCTCCATCGGTGGCCCGGGCGCCACCTTCTGGATGATCCTCTGCGGCCTGCTGGGCATGGCGACGAAGTTCGTCGAGGTCACCCTCGGTGTGAAGTACCGCGAGGTGCACGCCGACGGCTCCGTCTCCGGCGGCCCGATGCACTACCTGCCCAAGGGTCTGGCCGAGCGCTTCGGCGCCCGCGGCAAGACCCTCGGCAAGGTCCTGGCGGTCCTCGCCTCCGCGATGATCCTGTTCTTCGGTCTCTTCGGCGGCAACCTCTTCCAGGTCAACCAGTCCTACGCGCAGCTGGTCTCCGTCACCGGCGGTGAGAGCGGCATGATGGGCTCCTCGGCCGGCGCCCTGTTCTTCGGCATCCTGATCGCCGCGATCGTCGGCATCGTGCTCCTCGGCGGCATCCGCTCCATCGCCTCCGTCACCAGCAAGCTCGTTCCCGCGATGGCCGGCATCTACATCGTCGCCTGCCTCGTGGTCATCCTCGTCAACGTCTCCGCCGTACCGTCCGCGATCTCCACGATCATCGAGGGTGCCTTCAACCCCGAGGGTGTCGCCGGTGGTGTCCTCGGTGCGCTGATCATCGGCTTCAAGCGGGCCGCGTTCTCCAACGAGGCCGGTCTCGGCTCTGCCCCGATCGCCCACTCCGCGGTCAAGACCAAGCACCCCGCCAGCGAGGGCCTGGTCGCCCTGCTGGAGCCGTTCATCGACACCGTCGTCATCTGCACCATGACCGCGCTGACGATCGTCATCGCCAACCCGGCGAGCTGGGGCGAGGCCCGCAAGGGCGAGTCCATCGGCGGCGTGACCATCACCTCCGACGCCTTCGGCACGGTCCTGCCCTGGTTCCCGTACATCCTCACCATCGCGGTGATGCTGTTCGCCATCTCCACCGTGCTGACCTGGGGCTACTACTGCATGAAGGCCTGGACCCACCTCTTCGGCCGCAGCAAGGCCAGTGAGCTGACGTTCAAGGTCATGTACACCCTGTTCGCGGTCGCCGGTTCCCTGCTGACCCTGCAGACCCTGATCGACATGGCCGACGCGGTTCTCTTCATGCTCGCCGTCATCAACATCATCGGCCTGTACCTGCTGGCCCCCGTGGTCAAGCGCGAGCTGAACTCCTTCCTCGCCTACGTCCGCCGCCGCGACGCCGGCCTGGACACCGAAGCAGACGAGGACGAAGACCAGGAGCCGGTGAAGACCACCGTCTGA
- a CDS encoding flotillin family protein: MSTGLGTLVIVVIVVAIAALIAVTRLFRKVEQGKALIVSKMRKVDVTFTGQVVLPVLHKAEVMDISVKAIEISRTGRDGLICQDNIRADIRISFFVRVNKTAEDVIKVAQAIGTARASDKATLQELFSAKFSEALKTVGKQMDFTDLYTMREELRSRIIEIIGIDLNGYSLEDAAIDYLEQTPLAQLDAGNILDAQGIRKITELTAIENVRTNEFRQHEQKEITRQNVDAREAILELERRQADAETKQRREIETVRAREEAETARVVEEERLRAQGAFLKTEEQLGIQRENQAREVAVAQKNRERVIAIENERIEKDRQLEVIARERETELTRISADKEVEIQKRDIAEVVRERVAVDRTVAEQEESIKRLRTVEEAERTRQAVVIAAEAEAQERLVKDIKAAEAAEQAAVHRAAEELTLAEARNKTADLDARAKIRLAEGIQAEAAAEGLAAVAVREKEADAIEKAGRAEAGATTARLKAEADGAREMALAEATAIGEKLKAEAEGLTEKAAAMAALDEASRTHEEYRLRLEAEKEIRLAGLDVQRHVAEAQATVLATGLESADINIIGGESVFFDRIVGAMSMGRAVDGFMDNSQTAKALAEPWLDGSGSFTGDLTKVLGSVSTSDVQNLTVSALLMKLMPAGSGQLDELIAKARQLGLADMPVSGLTDALTTANGAVNGTAKS; the protein is encoded by the coding sequence ATATCAACGGGCCTTGGCACACTCGTCATCGTCGTCATCGTCGTCGCGATCGCCGCGCTGATCGCGGTGACCCGGCTGTTCCGCAAGGTCGAGCAGGGCAAGGCCCTGATCGTCTCGAAGATGCGGAAGGTCGACGTGACCTTCACCGGGCAGGTCGTGCTGCCCGTATTGCACAAGGCCGAGGTCATGGACATCTCGGTGAAGGCCATCGAGATCTCCCGTACCGGCCGCGACGGTCTGATCTGCCAGGACAACATCCGCGCCGACATCCGGATCTCCTTCTTCGTCCGCGTCAACAAGACTGCCGAGGACGTCATCAAGGTCGCCCAGGCCATCGGAACCGCACGGGCCAGCGACAAGGCGACCCTGCAGGAGCTGTTCAGCGCCAAGTTCTCCGAGGCGTTGAAGACCGTCGGCAAGCAGATGGACTTCACCGACCTCTACACCATGCGCGAGGAACTGCGGTCCCGGATCATCGAGATCATCGGCATCGACCTCAACGGCTACAGCCTTGAGGACGCGGCCATCGACTACCTGGAGCAGACGCCCCTCGCGCAGCTGGACGCCGGCAACATCCTGGACGCCCAGGGCATCCGCAAGATCACCGAGCTGACGGCCATCGAGAACGTCCGTACCAACGAGTTCCGCCAGCACGAGCAGAAGGAGATCACCCGGCAGAACGTCGACGCCCGCGAGGCCATCCTGGAGCTGGAGCGCCGACAGGCCGACGCCGAGACCAAGCAGCGCCGGGAGATCGAGACCGTGCGGGCCCGCGAGGAAGCCGAGACGGCCCGCGTGGTGGAGGAGGAGCGCCTGCGGGCGCAGGGAGCCTTCCTCAAGACGGAGGAGCAGCTCGGCATCCAGCGGGAGAACCAGGCCCGCGAGGTGGCCGTGGCGCAGAAGAACCGTGAGCGGGTCATCGCCATCGAGAACGAGCGCATCGAGAAGGACCGGCAGCTGGAGGTCATCGCGCGGGAGCGGGAAACGGAGCTGACGCGGATCTCCGCCGACAAGGAGGTCGAGATCCAGAAGCGGGACATCGCCGAGGTCGTGCGCGAACGCGTCGCGGTGGACCGGACGGTCGCCGAGCAGGAGGAGTCCATCAAGCGGCTCCGGACGGTCGAGGAGGCGGAGCGCACCCGGCAGGCCGTGGTCATCGCCGCCGAGGCCGAGGCCCAGGAGAGGCTCGTCAAGGACATCAAGGCCGCCGAGGCGGCCGAGCAGGCGGCCGTCCACCGGGCGGCGGAGGAGCTCACCCTCGCCGAGGCCCGCAACAAGACAGCCGACCTCGACGCCCGCGCCAAGATCCGTCTGGCCGAGGGTATCCAAGCGGAGGCCGCCGCCGAGGGCCTGGCCGCGGTCGCCGTACGGGAGAAGGAAGCGGACGCGATCGAGAAGGCCGGCCGGGCCGAGGCCGGGGCCACGACGGCGCGGCTGAAGGCGGAGGCCGACGGCGCCCGCGAGATGGCACTGGCCGAGGCGACCGCGATCGGCGAGAAGCTGAAGGCGGAGGCCGAGGGCCTGACCGAGAAGGCGGCGGCGATGGCCGCCCTCGACGAAGCATCGCGCACCCACGAGGAGTACCGGCTGCGGCTGGAGGCCGAAAAGGAGATCCGGCTCGCCGGCCTCGACGTGCAGCGGCACGTCGCGGAAGCCCAGGCCACCGTGCTCGCGACAGGGCTGGAGAGCGCCGACATCAACATCATCGGCGGCGAGTCGGTGTTCTTCGACCGGATCGTCGGGGCGATGTCGATGGGGCGCGCCGTGGACGGATTCATGGACAACTCCCAGACCGCAAAGGCACTGGCGGAGCCCTGGCTGGACGGCTCCGGATCCTTCACCGGGGACCTGACCAAGGTGCTCGGCTCGGTCTCCACATCCGACGTGCAGAACCTGACCGTGTCCGCCCTGCTGATGAAGCTCATGCCCGCCGGATCGGGGCAGCTGGACGAGCTGATCGCCAAGGCCCGGCAACTGGGCCTGGCCGACATGCCCGTGAGCGGGCTCACCGATGCCCTCACCACTGCCAACGGCGCCGTCAACGGCACCGCCAAGAGCTGA
- a CDS encoding DNA repair ATPase, producing MTTATSTVRATEPETVSETNAGLDAGTYGVLRDRLTAQAAELTRRTETLNKARIEEFGSTGLVLSGSGRLRTEESRTARDIVAVGDVLLFGCNGAASTGPDRAVSDVLALYDRDFNPLPADAAPGLLDDPEFVREFTALHRYYRGARLLQLRRVDGKLLAVFRTGEQAEDIRVLRWSLTPDGQARFLDARGERDHVLPAAHEVKWQETTREDHVQGRHPHVSIDGRLFVSTVGGALTVKTDNDTETDEGVHREPVDEPLQSLADADIAHASVGPLILLRIRPYKEQTRRHLVFNSVTGTVVRLDGIGQSCRRLPDDEGIVFPGGYCLGSGTVRTFDPAVADPTGLEFERTFRAPNGEDVLFAFHARSEGRTLLLPYNVIRKEVAAPISCHGHALFDDGALVVLRAVANEPARTHPVQTWQTPFTSDTHPSPAGSGSLGRIGNADLVRGIADCLAVARQASETGSAPRGPLYEALLSACVKAADRHPWLGDTEAGELRGALEAVRATAQQVLDEFESVTALTRQAADALAESARNIARLVRRARSESPATAEEWIERIAELRRAHGHLLTLGDMRYADTSAIEALSHDVASDIAAAGQRAVAFLSREDVFDAHVDEAEQLAVDAGAVPTVAETAPLRERLEERSFGLQSLAEVVADLDIGDATVRTAILARISEVLAAANRALAALASRRRELLDIEGRAGFTAEFALLGQAVTGALAAAGTPEECASQLARLLLRLENLEARYAEHDGFLTEIAGKRAEVHDAFSARRQTLQDARARRAEALADSARRVLETVSRRVTTLDSADEIHTYFASDPMVSRVRRMADELRELGDAVRAEELTGLLSAARQEAGRALRDRTELFADGGETIRLGRHRFAVTRQSTELTLVPHGDGLAFALTGTDYRRPVTDPQFAATRPYWDRLLPSESAVVYRAEYLAARLLAEHGSAALTASDLDALVRQAAEAAYDEGYERGVHDHDAAAILRVLLRLHESAGLLRYPARDRAAAALFWAHGTTAEERASLTRRAASLARARDTFGPSAALDALRGELAQAITAFALDTAAAARSAEYLFEELACEPAGFAVSAAAHTFLDKFRRSVGASPYDEDLTALPDLAARSQLVEGWLTSYAAACGEDIDDGDIAEAVAVELCTGLDRYEAAGATIATVSGLLGAHPRISGRSLVLRLDEFLARNADFAAQDVPGFRAYQRQRGVLTAAENERLRIDSHRPRVMSSFVRNRLVDEVYLPLIGDNLAKQIGAAGADKRTDSSGLLMLISPPGYGKTTLVEYVAERLGLLLIKIDGPSLGHGTTSLDPEAAPDATARRELEKIAFALQAGNNVMLYLDDIQHTSPELLQKFIPLCDTTRTLDGRDLRGKRFAVCMAGNPYTESGQRFRVPDMLANRADVWNLGDVLTGKDDAFALSFVENALTSNPVLAPLAGRDRADLELLVRLADGDPAAGRDRLAHPYPSAELDQILAVLRHLLTARTTVLAVNAAYIASAAQSEASRTEPPFRLQGSYRNMNKIAARLSLVMNDAELTALVDDHYAAEAQTLTTEAEANRLKLAALRGTLTPEQEARWAAVTASYVRGQALGGRDDDPLTRAVAALGLLADRVAAVEGAITRATDPRHLLALPGGRHAAREGDHGLRG from the coding sequence ATGACCACGGCCACGAGCACGGTCAGGGCGACGGAGCCGGAGACGGTCTCCGAAACGAACGCCGGACTGGACGCCGGGACGTACGGGGTGCTGCGCGACCGGCTCACGGCCCAGGCCGCAGAGCTCACCCGCCGCACCGAGACGCTGAACAAGGCCAGAATCGAGGAGTTCGGCTCCACCGGGCTCGTGCTCTCGGGATCCGGGCGTTTGCGCACCGAGGAGAGCAGGACGGCCCGCGACATCGTCGCGGTCGGAGACGTCCTCCTCTTCGGCTGCAACGGTGCCGCTTCCACCGGTCCGGATCGGGCCGTCTCCGACGTTCTGGCCCTCTACGACCGCGATTTCAACCCGCTCCCCGCCGACGCGGCCCCCGGCCTGCTCGACGACCCGGAATTCGTCAGGGAGTTCACCGCGCTCCACCGGTACTACCGGGGTGCGCGCCTGCTCCAGCTGCGCCGGGTGGACGGCAAGCTGCTGGCCGTGTTCCGGACCGGGGAGCAGGCCGAGGACATCCGCGTCCTGCGCTGGTCGCTCACCCCGGACGGTCAGGCCCGGTTCCTGGACGCCCGTGGCGAGCGCGATCACGTACTCCCGGCGGCGCACGAGGTGAAGTGGCAGGAGACCACCCGGGAGGACCACGTCCAGGGCCGCCATCCGCACGTCTCCATCGACGGCCGCCTCTTCGTCTCGACAGTGGGCGGCGCGCTCACGGTGAAGACCGACAACGACACAGAAACGGACGAGGGCGTCCACCGCGAGCCCGTCGATGAGCCGCTCCAGTCCCTGGCCGATGCCGACATCGCACACGCCTCTGTCGGCCCGCTGATCCTGCTCCGGATCCGCCCGTACAAGGAGCAGACGCGACGCCACCTGGTCTTCAACTCCGTGACGGGCACGGTGGTCCGGCTCGACGGCATCGGGCAGTCCTGCCGGCGGCTGCCGGACGACGAGGGCATCGTCTTTCCCGGTGGCTACTGCCTCGGCTCCGGCACCGTCCGGACCTTCGACCCGGCGGTCGCGGACCCGACCGGCCTGGAGTTCGAGCGGACCTTCCGCGCCCCCAACGGCGAAGACGTGCTGTTCGCCTTCCACGCCCGCTCCGAGGGACGCACCCTGCTGCTCCCGTACAACGTGATCCGCAAGGAGGTCGCCGCGCCGATCTCCTGCCACGGCCACGCCCTGTTCGACGACGGAGCCCTCGTCGTCCTGCGGGCCGTTGCGAACGAGCCGGCTCGAACGCACCCGGTGCAGACCTGGCAGACCCCCTTCACCTCCGACACCCACCCCTCCCCCGCCGGAAGCGGCTCGCTCGGCCGGATCGGCAACGCCGACCTGGTCCGGGGCATCGCCGACTGCCTGGCTGTCGCACGACAGGCCTCCGAGACCGGATCAGCACCCCGCGGACCGCTGTACGAGGCGCTGCTCTCCGCCTGCGTCAAGGCCGCCGACCGGCACCCCTGGCTGGGCGACACGGAGGCCGGCGAGCTGCGTGGCGCGCTGGAGGCGGTACGGGCCACCGCACAGCAGGTCCTCGACGAGTTCGAGTCCGTCACCGCCCTCACCCGGCAGGCGGCCGACGCCCTCGCGGAGTCCGCCCGGAACATCGCCCGGCTGGTGCGCCGCGCCCGTAGCGAGTCCCCGGCCACTGCCGAGGAGTGGATCGAGCGCATCGCCGAACTGCGCCGGGCCCATGGACACCTGCTCACGCTCGGCGATATGCGGTACGCCGACACCAGCGCCATCGAAGCCCTGAGCCATGACGTGGCATCGGACATCGCCGCTGCCGGGCAGCGCGCCGTGGCCTTCCTCTCGCGTGAGGACGTCTTCGACGCGCATGTGGACGAGGCCGAACAGCTCGCCGTCGACGCCGGGGCGGTCCCCACCGTCGCCGAGACCGCTCCCCTCCGGGAACGTCTGGAGGAGCGGAGCTTCGGCCTTCAGTCCCTTGCCGAGGTGGTCGCCGACCTGGACATCGGCGACGCGACCGTCCGCACCGCCATCCTGGCGCGCATCTCCGAGGTGCTCGCCGCAGCGAACCGGGCCCTCGCCGCGCTCGCATCCCGCCGCCGAGAACTGCTCGACATCGAAGGGCGCGCCGGGTTCACGGCGGAGTTCGCGCTGTTGGGCCAAGCCGTCACCGGCGCCCTCGCGGCGGCCGGCACCCCCGAGGAGTGCGCGTCCCAACTCGCCCGTTTGCTACTTCGGTTGGAGAACCTGGAGGCGCGCTACGCGGAGCACGACGGGTTCCTGACCGAGATCGCCGGGAAGCGAGCCGAGGTCCACGACGCGTTCTCCGCCCGCCGGCAGACGCTCCAGGACGCCCGCGCCCGACGTGCCGAGGCCCTCGCCGACTCCGCGCGCCGTGTGCTGGAGACGGTCTCCCGCCGGGTGACGACGCTGGACAGCGCCGACGAGATCCACACGTACTTCGCCTCCGACCCGATGGTGAGCAGGGTCCGGCGCATGGCCGACGAACTACGCGAACTCGGCGATGCCGTCCGGGCGGAGGAGCTGACGGGTCTGCTCTCGGCCGCACGGCAGGAAGCGGGGCGCGCGCTGCGCGACCGTACGGAGCTGTTCGCCGACGGCGGCGAGACGATTCGCCTCGGCCGGCACCGGTTCGCGGTCACCCGGCAGTCCACCGAGCTGACCCTCGTACCGCACGGGGACGGCCTGGCCTTCGCGCTCACCGGCACCGACTACCGCCGCCCGGTCACCGATCCGCAGTTCGCCGCCACCCGGCCGTACTGGGACCGGCTGCTGCCGTCCGAGTCGGCCGTGGTCTACCGCGCAGAGTACCTGGCGGCCCGGCTGCTGGCCGAACACGGCAGCGCGGCTCTCACCGCTTCCGACCTGGATGCCCTCGTCCGTCAGGCAGCCGAGGCCGCGTACGACGAGGGCTACGAGCGCGGAGTGCACGACCACGACGCCGCCGCCATCCTGCGCGTGCTGCTGCGCCTGCACGAGAGCGCCGGGCTGCTGCGCTACCCGGCCCGGGACCGGGCGGCCGCCGCACTGTTCTGGGCACACGGCACGACCGCCGAGGAGCGCGCCTCCCTCACCCGCCGCGCCGCCTCCCTGGCCCGGGCACGCGACACCTTCGGGCCCAGTGCGGCGCTCGACGCCCTCCGAGGCGAACTAGCCCAGGCCATAACGGCTTTCGCTCTCGACACGGCCGCGGCGGCTCGCTCCGCCGAGTACCTCTTCGAAGAACTGGCCTGTGAACCGGCCGGGTTCGCCGTTTCCGCCGCGGCCCACACTTTCCTCGACAAGTTCCGCCGCAGCGTGGGCGCCTCGCCCTATGACGAGGACCTCACCGCCCTCCCGGACCTCGCCGCCCGCAGCCAGCTCGTCGAAGGCTGGCTCACGTCCTACGCGGCGGCCTGCGGCGAGGACATCGACGACGGCGACATCGCCGAGGCCGTCGCCGTCGAGCTGTGCACCGGCCTGGACCGCTACGAGGCCGCCGGCGCCACCATCGCGACCGTATCCGGGCTGCTCGGCGCCCACCCTCGGATTAGCGGACGTTCCCTCGTCCTGCGCCTGGACGAATTCCTCGCCCGCAACGCCGACTTCGCCGCGCAGGACGTCCCGGGCTTCCGTGCCTACCAGCGGCAGCGCGGCGTCCTCACGGCGGCCGAGAACGAGCGGCTCCGGATCGATTCACACCGTCCGCGGGTCATGTCCTCCTTCGTCCGCAATCGGCTGGTCGACGAGGTGTACCTCCCCCTGATCGGTGACAACCTCGCCAAGCAGATCGGAGCGGCCGGGGCCGACAAGCGCACGGACAGCAGCGGGCTGTTGATGCTCATCTCACCGCCCGGATACGGCAAGACGACCCTCGTCGAGTACGTCGCCGAGCGCCTTGGGCTGCTCCTGATCAAGATCGACGGTCCTTCCCTCGGGCACGGCACGACCTCCCTCGACCCTGAGGCTGCCCCGGATGCCACGGCCCGGCGCGAGCTGGAGAAGATCGCCTTCGCACTACAGGCCGGCAACAACGTGATGCTCTACCTGGACGACATCCAGCACACCTCGCCCGAACTGCTCCAGAAGTTCATCCCGCTGTGCGACACGACCCGTACGCTGGACGGCCGCGACCTGCGCGGCAAGCGGTTCGCCGTCTGCATGGCCGGCAACCCGTACACCGAGTCCGGGCAGCGCTTCCGCGTCCCCGACATGCTCGCCAATCGCGCCGACGTCTGGAACCTGGGCGACGTCCTCACGGGGAAGGACGACGCCTTCGCGCTCAGCTTCGTCGAGAACGCACTCACTTCCAACCCGGTCCTGGCTCCGCTCGCCGGGCGCGACCGCGCGGACCTGGAGCTCCTCGTCCGCCTCGCCGACGGGGACCCCGCCGCCGGCCGTGACCGGCTCGCCCACCCCTATCCCTCGGCCGAGTTGGACCAGATCCTCGCCGTGCTGCGTCACCTCCTCACCGCGCGGACGACGGTCCTGGCGGTCAACGCCGCCTACATCGCCTCCGCGGCCCAGAGCGAGGCGAGCCGAACCGAACCGCCGTTCCGGCTCCAGGGCTCCTACCGCAACATGAACAAGATCGCGGCCCGGCTCTCGCTGGTCATGAACGATGCCGAGCTGACCGCTCTCGTCGACGACCACTACGCGGCAGAGGCCCAGACCCTCACCACCGAGGCTGAGGCCAACCGCCTCAAGCTCGCCGCCCTGCGCGGCACCCTCACCCCGGAGCAGGAGGCCCGCTGGGCCGCGGTCACCGCCTCCTACGTCCGGGGCCAGGCCCTCGGAGGCCGGGACGACGACCCGCTGACCCGGGCGGTCGCCGCACTCGGCCTGCTCGCCGACCGGGTCGCCGCTGTGGAGGGCGCCATCACCCGGGCGACGGACCCGCGCCACCTGCTCGCCCTCCCGGGCGGCCGGCACGCTGCCCGGGAGGGCGACCACGGTCTACGGGGGTGA